Proteins encoded by one window of Mobula birostris isolate sMobBir1 unplaced genomic scaffold, sMobBir1.hap1 scaffold_739, whole genome shotgun sequence:
- the LOC140193719 gene encoding uncharacterized protein yields the protein PIKCAGVRAADGPEYRACAQYSKGLCKSRTQVKHNKEFVCSNLEHNTPVLLSLSRYLRSGAKDSLDHLTDWHARHFTHCSDRGNGFSWSFQLKVRQRVHTGETPFTCSDCGKGFTQSSTLMAHKSVHPGERPFTCSDCGKGFTQSSKLKLHQRVHTGERPFTCSDCGKAFTQSSKLKVHQRVHTGERPFTCSECGKGFTESSQLLRHQSDHTGKWPFTCSVCGKGFTFSSHLKVHQRVHTGERPFTCSECGKGFYQSSHLQEHRLLHTGGRSFICSVCGKGFPRFCQLLSHQRVHTRERPFTCSVCGKAFTWSSQLQRHQRVHTG from the coding sequence gttaaacacAACAAGGAATTTGTCTGCAGCAATCTCgagcacaacacgccagttttgctgtctctgtccagatatttaagaagtggagcaaaggattcactcgatcatctgactgactggcatgcTCGTCATTTTACACATTGCTCAGACAGAGGGAATGGATTCAgttggtcatttcaactgaaggtacgtcagcgagttcacactggagagacgccattcacctgctcagactgcgggaagggattcactcagtcatccaccctaatggcacacaagtcagttcaccctggggaaaggccattcacctgctcagactgtgggaaaggattcactcagtcatctaaactgaagttacatcagcgagttcacactggggagaggccattcacctgctcagactgtgggaaggcattcactcagtcatctaaactgaaggtacatcagagagttcacactggagagaggccattcacctgttcagagtgcgggaagggattcactgagtcatctcagctactgagacaccagtcagaccacactgggaaatggccgttcacctgctcagtctgtgggaagggattcactttctcgtctcatctgaaggtacatcagcgagttcacactggggagaggccgttcacctgctcagagtgtgggaaaggattctatCAGTCATCCCACCTTCAAGAACACCGGTTACTTCACACTGGGGGGCGGTCGTTCATCTGCTCagtatgtgggaagggattccctcGGTTTTGTCAACTACTGagccaccagcgagttcacacaagggagaggccattcacctgctccgtgtgtgggaaggcattcacttggtcatcccaactacagagacaccagcgagttcacactgggtag